The genomic interval aaatcatcttcacatgaaattacagATATACCCTACACTACATTACGAACGTACTCCTAGAATACAGAAATATTaaaaacaagcccccaaatacacataatgctaactaattaaacaaaatacatgataaactactaactaaactCAACAATTCCTTTACCCAACTCTTAATTATTCTCtagcaaggatcttcccaaggtcttgcttcttgtcctataTCAATACCTTATAATATATTAACCTAGCTTGGAGACCTTATACACCTGTTGGATGCAAACATGGGAAATTGACGGTGAGCAGATGAACTTACAATGGCGCACAACTTGGAAGCCCTTTGGCCATGAATTAAAAAAACTCTTTATCTACTTCATCTGTTGAAGAATAGAAGAATGGTTATGCATTTTGGAAAATGCTTTACAAATAAaagatttttgtgaattttatacaACGAAAAGGTGATTATAAAATTGACTTTGGTGTGGAAGAGCTGAAGAGGTGAACTTGTTTTGCACATATAGCATCACTCATACATAAATCAATGCATGAATCAATATATATTGGCAAAACACCAATATTTGTTAAGAGGAAAATTGATGTATTGGCAAAACACCAATATTTGTTAAGAGGAAAATTGATGTAACCTGTTCATGTATATTAATTAGTTCTTGTACACTTATGATTCTTGACATGGATGGAAGAATTTTATTGCAATAATAGTTTGGGTTTTAATTTGTAACATTATATGTATCTCATGCTTgttttactttctaatttcttaattCTTCTAGTTCACAATCAATGGCTTCCCTCACATCCATTCGTTCTAGGGATGCATGGGTCATCTGGACATTCGATGAGTGAGAGACAAGTGACTATGCGAGAAGCTGGACTGCGTATTGAGCAAAGTGGTGTAGAATTAATGCCACCGAATTATGATGAGTGGGAGAGAAATGTGGAGGTCCACTTGGTGAATAGTGAATTGTCAACATTAGTTGAGAACCCAAGATGCCCAAAGCTTTCAAAATTGGTCCTACAAGGAAACTACAAATTGCGAACCATTCCTTCTGCATTTTTTCAATACATGCCTGCCCTCCAAGTCCTCAACTTGTCCAAGACTGGTATCAAGTCATTGCCATTGTCGCTATTTGGGCTGGTCAGCCTCAAAGAACTCTATTTAAATGACTGTGAGAGTTTTATGGTGCTATCGCCAAAAGTTGGAGAGCTTAAGCATCTTGAGGTACTTGATCTTGAAGGGACAGAGATTATAGATCTACCTGGAGAAATTAGAAATTTGACAAAACTCAAATGCTTGAAAGTCTCATTCTATGGATATATGAATTGTGGCAGGAAAAGTGAGCAGTCCAGAACAATGATTCCTCGCTGGGTCATATCATCTCTCTGTAAATTAGAGGAATTATGTATAGATGTGAATCCAGATGATGAGCAGTGGCACATAATTGTGGAAAATGTAATGGAAGAAATTTGCTGCTTGGAGAGACTAAGATTTCTCAAATTCTACTTTCCGAAGGTGGAACTACTGGGGATGTTGCAATGGAAGCTTACATCGAAGTTACTAGTATCTCGAAATCTATTGTTTCAATTCAGACTTATTGTTGGTCATCATGTCAAACGGATCATATCTCGACTCCTCCATGATGTTGAATTTGAGCTAAAGCGATGGCGGAGATGCTTAACATATGTATACGGTGAGGGAATCCCTGGAGAAGAAATTAGAAAGGTGCTTGGACATGCAACAGCATTTCACCTAGATCGCCATGTAACTGCTAAGAAGTTGTCTGAATTTGGGATTGAAAATATGAAGCGTCTGAAATGTTGTATACTAGGGGAATGTAATGAGATTCAAGCGATCATAGATGGGAAAGATATCCTTGGAGAAGCTAGAATTGGGCTTGAATCACTAGAATACTTAAATATTTACTACATGAAAAATTTAAGAACCATATGGGCGGGGCCAGTGCAGACTAGGTGTTTTTCACATTTGAAATCCTTAAACTTGCGTACGTGTCCACAGTTGGCTACCATTTTCACATGGGTGTTGCTTCTTGTTTTTAGCAACTTGCAAGAACTCATAGTTGAAGATTGCCCGGCCATAAAAAGCTTAGTACGCTGGGAAAACCCTGCGGAGCAGAAATTCCAATGCTTAAAATCAGATTATTTACTTCCAAAGTTGAAAAAGATATCACTTCATTTCTTACCGGAATTGACTAATCTATCTGGTGGCCTGCGCATTGCACCAGAGTTAGAATGGATGAGCATTTATGACTGCCCAAAGTTCAAGAGTTTTTCACATGGAGAATTGTCCAGCAAAAAGTTGAAGACTATCAAGGGTGAGAGACACTGGTGGGAAGCACTGGAGTGGGAAATTTGCCGGCCAGAATGTTTGGCTGCTATATTTATCCCAATTGAATCACCCCTCGACATAGTCGAAGATAAAGCTGATCAAATGCGATCAAATGTCATGAGGGAGCTTACTATCCCATACTTCTCATACCCATGAATTGAGGGAGCGTCTAGCATACTTCTAGCTGCTCAAATGTCATGAGGCCCATTAGCGTGGAGAAGAAGTTGTTTCAAGTGGCTTACTGTCCCTATAATAGAGTTCATTGTGAGTAAATCAATATCCAAAGCATGGAACTTGAGCCATGCAAGCAGCATTAGATGGTGGCTGTGGACTCGCAAAGATTAGAACCGAGACCTTACCTTATGAGTTTATAGCTAATTATTAAGAAATAAGAATTGGTTCTGGAATGTATAAACTAAGCCTGGCATCTTTCAGTGTCGCATGATTTCTAAACTATCGATCTGCTTCTATCACATAATAAATGGTTTGGATGTGGATGTGATTTTTCAGATTGTTTTGAACTTTTGGTCTGATACTCGTTTCATATATTATTGCCAGCACCTCCATTGTTCTTGCataattgtttcatatatagtcactgcacttgaaatgaaattttatttcaaatattaatttttttattcacaTTGAATGTTTACAGCTAATATcttaaaaatagtattttttttataaaaataatctcTATTATTAAGAAAATAAGTGAAATAAAACctttgtgttaaaaaaaaaaaaggattgagAAGCAACTTGTTATCTTGATAAATAAGTTAAGAGTACacagatttaaaaaataaatttggtaAGAGACTTCTGTATTAAAAGGATGAAGGATAGAGGACACTTTGTTAATTTTGTAAATAAGTTGAGAGTGCTCTTAAAcccttaaaatatatatatatatatatatatagagagagagagagagagagagagagagagagagagagattttaaatGTCTtacaaatcaatatcatcatctAATCATAAACATTTACAATTTTGGAGTATCATGACCACCTAATTAAGATTTGAGCATTAATGCTACTGCTAGGTTCTCATAAGTTTTCAAATTAGGATCCTACCCGTCGAGAGCTCTCCTCTTGAACCATTCCTTGACTTGAGATAGTTGTTGAATCGAGTGAAATTATTGTCGTGACGTCCTTTTTTCAGCAATCCGACCATACCTGTGCTCGATTTTGTAtctctttaaaaaatttaattctaCTCGTCAAAGCCTTTAAACCCTTTTCTTGAACTTGTTCattatttcttcttcttgaagATATTTATAAGTGGAGTGAGAAGGCAAAATAAGGTATAAGAAGATGAAAGTACGGGGAGATAAATTATTTGGAGAAGAAGAAATAACTGGAAATCAAAAGGTAGGGAAAAGAAACTATTTGGAGATGAGAACAAGGCAATTGAGGAGGAGGGCATTTTTAACTAAGATGGAGAACCTCTTAAATAGTTTGGGCAAAATAGGTATTATAAAATTTGTTACAATGGATTACCAAAATTTAAGCA from Malania oleifera isolate guangnan ecotype guangnan chromosome 9, ASM2987363v1, whole genome shotgun sequence carries:
- the LOC131163743 gene encoding disease resistance protein At4g27190-like isoform X1; protein product: MLPADAEIRDEEEEEEKSKQEESNPLLVQTSNIPFLHDDGYHWRCYGKRKNHHGKKCSYYGCSLWPNCRAKKRIVHLLDGTTFTTYKGEHHHSNGSSTDATQVHNQWLPSHPFVLGMHGSSGHSMSERQVTMREAGLRIEQSGVELMPPNYDEWERNVEVHLVNSELSTLVENPRCPKLSKLVLQGNYKLRTIPSAFFQYMPALQVLNLSKTGIKSLPLSLFGLVSLKELYLNDCESFMVLSPKVGELKHLEVLDLEGTEIIDLPGEIRNLTKLKCLKVSFYGYMNCGRKSEQSRTMIPRWVISSLCKLEELCIDVNPDDEQWHIIVENVMEEICCLERLRFLKFYFPKVELLGMLQWKLTSKLLVSRNLLFQFRLIVGHHVKRIISRLLHDVEFELKRWRRCLTYVYGEGIPGEEIRKVLGHATAFHLDRHVTAKKLSEFGIENMKRLKCCILGECNEIQAIIDGKDILGEARIGLESLEYLNIYYMKNLRTIWAGPVQTRCFSHLKSLNLRTCPQLATIFTWVLLLVFSNLQELIVEDCPAIKSLVRWENPAEQKFQCLKSDYLLPKLKKISLHFLPELTNLSGGLRIAPELEWMSIYDCPKFKSFSHGELSSKKLKTIKGERHWWEALEWEICRPECLAAIFIPIESPLDIVEDKADQMRSNVMRELTIPYFSYP
- the LOC131163743 gene encoding disease resistance protein At4g27190-like isoform X2, producing the protein MLPADAEIRDEEEEEEKSKQEESNPLLVQTSNIPFLHDDGYHWRCYGKRKNHHGKKCSYYGCSLWPNCRAKKRIVHLLDGTTFTTYKGEHHHSNGSSTDATQGMHGSSGHSMSERQVTMREAGLRIEQSGVELMPPNYDEWERNVEVHLVNSELSTLVENPRCPKLSKLVLQGNYKLRTIPSAFFQYMPALQVLNLSKTGIKSLPLSLFGLVSLKELYLNDCESFMVLSPKVGELKHLEVLDLEGTEIIDLPGEIRNLTKLKCLKVSFYGYMNCGRKSEQSRTMIPRWVISSLCKLEELCIDVNPDDEQWHIIVENVMEEICCLERLRFLKFYFPKVELLGMLQWKLTSKLLVSRNLLFQFRLIVGHHVKRIISRLLHDVEFELKRWRRCLTYVYGEGIPGEEIRKVLGHATAFHLDRHVTAKKLSEFGIENMKRLKCCILGECNEIQAIIDGKDILGEARIGLESLEYLNIYYMKNLRTIWAGPVQTRCFSHLKSLNLRTCPQLATIFTWVLLLVFSNLQELIVEDCPAIKSLVRWENPAEQKFQCLKSDYLLPKLKKISLHFLPELTNLSGGLRIAPELEWMSIYDCPKFKSFSHGELSSKKLKTIKGERHWWEALEWEICRPECLAAIFIPIESPLDIVEDKADQMRSNVMRELTIPYFSYP